TTCTGAGGTCCGTCttgcattgcacttatatatatgtatttattttcattatcgagccgcgctatagtcggccgggtaggcacttatatgtgcaTCTAGACATGTTTCTTCTTTACTGGGCTGTGTTATAGGCGGCTGGATAGGCACGTAGCTGTGTATCGCCACTGATCAGTTGAGCAGAgttgatgttatgatgatgagctcaccctacagagggatttattattattatatgatatgatatatacctcCACGgtgaggaatgattttacgagcacgcatttacatttatgttcTGGTTATGGTTGCCCTCAGTGGCCTTGAACAGAGTTTCAGGTTGTTTCTAAATCTCTTCTCATATCATTTATATTATTTGTGCTTGTGCTTACTGCCCTACATATTTAGTACATATTTCGCACTGTCGCCTTTTTGTgcgctatgttcatgcccacgggtattGATAGACAGGCCGGCGCGCCTCTTCAGTAGGACCCGTGATCAGCGGTCGAGTGTCGCACTCCACTTCTTCGGAGTTGCTGGTTTGAGTCCATAGGTACTactgcatgtgtatatatatagttttggGGTATGTCAGGGCCCTATCCCGACCTGTTGGTAGTGTGTTACTCTTTTAGAGGCTTACAGACCAGTTGtcagtgtatatatgttttgcttggccttgtcggcccccTGTATAGTTGGCATGACCGTGATATGGCCTTGTTGGCcttagctatatatatatatatatatatatatatataggttgttGTTAGGTTCTTCTGCGTGCAGGTTGATACATTTGGTTCTTGTTAGTGTCATATAGTGGCCTTATCAGCCCATTATTCATATTACTTGTCACAGATGCCATGGTTGGTTCATTCGGGCCTTCGGGTGCCGAGTGCCGGCCACACCCCCAAGGTTGGGATGTGACATGGTGCCCCGCGAACAAGCATGTGGGTTCACCAAATAGTCCAGAAAGTAGCAAGCTCTCTTAATCCGCACACGTATCACGAACTTGCTCCTCAACGTTACCTAACagaccatcaaaaacaacaatagtatgcctgagtactgggtactcagtgagtgtctcggggacaatagttaatataacaaaataatataataaggatcaGTAAAACGGTGTCAATAAAAGCAGTTTAATTTCAGAGATAGAATAAATCACCAACTTAGTTACATCATTAAGGAAACCCGTTAAAGaggaaataaatcaatttcaacTCGTTATGTGATTTATCACatttaagtctttcaaccatgaATTCAGGctcatcaacaagccactcacaagcaaccaaagtataacacatgccgatacaggcccaaatcaacataaaGAAGGGACGACTatttaaggttccctaaaccGTATAGAAGCATCACATTGGGGTTATCAATCCCaatggctacccttcctcccgaatagctaggcagaGACCATACCGGGATTGCGAATCCtcgatggccactcttccttccgaatggctaggctaaccccactaggatccatagtgactaccctttcacccgaatagctaggcagaGATCACACCGGGATTGCGAATCCtcgatgaccactcttcctTCAGAATGGCTAGGCTAACCCCACTAGGATTcgtagtgactacccttcctcccgagtagctaggccaaacacaaacaacaTAAATCATGGCAAAAGAGCCAAATCACCATCCTAGCATAAAAGCCGAATCACTCAAATCATGGCATGGAAGccgaatcacaagtcatatcttGATAGTCACTTTATTCATTAAGAATTATGTTCATCCCATTATAGAGGTACATCAAGCCATTTCAGTTCTAGAAACGGGGTTCACTTccttaaacaagtttcaagtccAACACAAGCCATTATAGAGCATTCACATATGATAGTCAAGCTTTTCAattatcaagtttaaacatccctTATGGAGTAATTCAAGTTCGAATACCAAAGCTTTATATCTCAATTTTTCAATCATCCTTTAGAGAGGAAAACAATCATGAAcacgtatatataatatagtacaaacaacgtttaatgtgggcttgtacCTCATGCATACAAACCACgaccaaagagttcataaaaaccgatcgaaagagtatgttcaaaagagacatacaaatcaccttcatagtcaaaaaggatttttaaaagagacatacctctaATCCCGCTATAAGCTAGAAATCGgattccttccaagttcaacaatcacactacaatggttattaataacaaagtttagaactttaaccaattctagagatttctacccttattcgAAAAACTAGGATTTTTTAGCCTTAAAACTTGTTCTTGAATCTGTATGTGAATCATTAGTGAATTCTAATCTTGAAGCATGCTCTACACCAATCCAAAACTTATTACTAAACTCAGAAAATCAGAAGTCTTACCTCTTAGATGAACTCCATACGCCCTTATCTCCTTCTtcttgagttttcaagaatctagggtttggagagatgaactaGTGTCAAGAAAAGGTAAATTTAGTGTAGAATCGATGTAGATAGAGTAAGAACTCACCTTAGAGGTTTGGGGAGGCCTTAGGGTTGATTTTGGGGAAGGGGCTGAAAGATGAGGATAGTGAAGTGCAAAAAGAGAAAGCACTGTCGGCATGCAGACCGATCAACGCCATCCTTTTCCATCCCCAGAGAGGGGTCAAACTGCCCGCGACGCGTGGCCATCGCGGGACCCCCTGCAGACCTGAGATTCAGAAAGGGTGTTTTGGTGCGCTTGGCACTACGCAGATCCATCGCACGTGCCCTCACGCACGCGACGCGTGGCCATCGCGTGGCCCGTGTCAGTTTCTAtgcagtgttcggtaaaatagacataacttcttgtacagagCTCCATTCGGCCTCCAtaatatatcgttggaaaggtatttcaaagacttACAACTTTTATGGtttgagttttcccaaatttccaATACAAATACCCGAAACCTGGCCGTAAGTACAGTCTATTTCAGACTTAGAcaaatttagaaggccttaagaactttaCTTTTCtatttgacttcaaaatgactgtttatcacccgaattcaATCCGAATGAATTCATATAGCTAAAGTACCATCTCAAGGGTACATTTTCCTCATGTTTTTTATACTGGGTGGCAACTGGGACGCATCCTCTAAAGTTAATACTAACGTACCTTGTCACTTTAATATTAAACCAAGAAGATCGAAAGTATTCATTTTTCGTAAATTAAAAAGACTAAATATATTCAAGAGTAAACAGAAAGGGTTATTTTAAACTTGTCCtaaatatcacttttgtcaattttttgtgCATAATGGATTGTGCATCGCAACGCAACAACATAATAATTGAAGAAAGTTCCGTCAcctaattaaaaaaagatttgTGTTATGGATTGAACTATCTTTCAtaatcttcctcttcttcttccttttttttttttttttttttttttaagataataAACTACTTAAACTCGTTCATAAGCTACAAGTGATCAGCAAGGAGaagaattcatttttttagaCACGATATCCCAGATTATCAAATTTTCTGCATGCTTATGACCTTTATTTGCTAGAAAATCTGCATATTGATTCGCTTCCCTCCAGATATGTATAAGAGAAGCCTTATTAGCTTTTGGCAAAAACTTACAGTCCTCAATAATGGCCCTAAGAAGGTGAGACCGAATATCCTGTGTTCTTTAGTAAGTTGCATGGCGAGTAAACAGTCTGCTTCCACCTTTATCTCTCCATATCCCCATCGTTTTTGCTAATTTTATGTTCTCCTCTCGTGTTTCTTGAAGCCAGTGCATTGCTTGCCGGTACAACAACAGTAAAGTCCTATGCTATGCATGTGAACTGTGAAggacattttatttttctttttaatttccaGGTTTTGTGAAAGTGCCATCTGCCGAATTAATTAGGTAATCATTCACCAACACTAAGGAAGTCCATTTTGTGTTAAATGAAATTCAACAATCAATTCATGCacataaaaaaacattttcaacaatGCTCACTATAATTTTTCACAGAAGAGATTCAGCTGATAGTCAAATTTCCCTCGTTACTGTCCTAAATCATAAGATTGTCACCAGATTACTAAAATCTTATCCATGCCATAACAGAACAGTATCAACAAAAACCTCTGTAAAACCAAACACAATATTAATTTAATCCCAAATTAAATATTAACATATTTCAACCTTATCCCGCGTACCAAACACGACCCCTTATAAGTTATTTCAGGTAGAAAACAGCCCCTTCGATTCTCCGAAAGTAATAAAATTACCACTCCCTGTGCAGATAGCTATATACATACTCCTTCCgtccaatttatgtggtaaCTTTTACTTTTCGAGAGTTAATTTTACAAAACTTTGAACCTAAATTGGattatatttaaatttgaaaaatacatcaaaagtactataagttgatgacttttttcatatcaatttggtggaAAAAATACATCTTGAAATATTAATCAAAGTTCATACAGTTCGAATGTCGGAAAGCGAAAAGTATCATATAAATTAGAATAGAAGAATGGAGTATATCAAATTGCCCTTAAATCTGTCCTAAATCACAAGATTGCCACCAGAGTCCTCCATTAACTAGCACTAGCATAACAGAACACACGCTTATGAGCACAAACCTCTgtaaaatgatatcaatgccCCTTTTCGTCTTTTCTTAAAAACTCCAATCCAATCCGAacttatttgaattaaatttagattgtaatttcttcaatccgaaaatcaaaattttattatCCAATCCAACTTTGTCCTAAACCACTCCATTTAACTGCCATAGCAGCACAGAAGCAACAAGCACAACCTCTGTAAAATGAATAACCAAATCATTTCCTCATACGGAATAATAATCTTATCTATGCCCCTTTTCGTCATTTCACTCCGAACATGCAACAGCCCACCAGTCAACCCACAAACACTCCAAACCGATCAACTAACAGTACTAATCAACGGCTACTCCGAACACCGTATCCCACTCCTCCAATCAATCGCCGCCACGTATGCCGCCGCATCCTCCGTCGCCGCCGTCGTCATCCTCTGGTCAAACCCTACAACTCCGCCGCAAATCCTCTCAGATCTAACGAAATCCCTTGCCACGTCATCAACTCCGATCTCTATACTCCGTCAACGTTCGTCAAGCCTTAACCTCCGTTTCTACCCACACAAATCGATCACTACACGTGCGGTGCTTATTTGTGATGACGATATCGAACCCGACCCGGATTCGATTGATTTTGCGTTTAATGTGTGGAGATCCGACCCGGATAGGTTAGTCGGGTTCTTTGTGAGGTCACACAGCTATGATTTGAGTCAGAAATCGTGGATTTACACAATGGAGAACAACAAGTATTCGATCGCGTTGACGAAATTCATGATCCTGAACTTAAGGTACTGTTTGCAATAAATTTTGAAGTAATGGAAATTGACTGCAATCACAAATACAGGAGATGTATACagttttgaaaattattatgcCACGTAGCTCAATATACAATATTTTACAGGAGAAAGAATTATAATAATGTATCAATCTTGTATAAAGTGtttaaaaggtgtttatacacaaatatatcgGTTAACAAATTCAAAGTATGGGCTACGTGGCgtaattatttttaaacattgaCATAGAGTGGAATTTTCGAATAAAATATGATGAAACAGAGATTTTATTGATAATTATTTGTGAGTACAACTTTGTTTATACCTTCATTCTTCTCTCTAAATTTTATCCATGATACATTATATATAATGCTTTCCCCGCGGTATAACGTTGTATAATACTGTATATTGGGCTACGTGgcataataatttttaaaagtggcatgttttggaaaatttcccTATCCTTTGATTCTCTCTCTAAATTTTAACCGTGATTTGAGGGCCGGATGATTTTCTTCTCTCTAAATTCTATCTGTAATTTGAGGGATGGATGATTTGGACCCCCTTGTGATGTATTTCATCGCTAGGAACGTCGGACAATGGCTTTGAGATTGGCAGTATTTGATGACTTGATATCCCATGAGTTTATGGGATTTCCGAGTTATGTCTtgaatatataccaaagttCTATTAGAGAGAGATTTAGAAAGGGAGAGAAAAATCTGAACCTAGAGTTTGAAGATGGACTAACTTTTAGATATCTTTTCTTAACAAAATTTGGATGATCTTGAAATTACAGTACCTTCACGAATACACATGCAATAAAGAATACGAAAAGCTGAGGGCAAAAGTGGAAGAAAAGAACAACTGCGAGGATATTTTAATGAACTTTGTGGTGGCGGAGGAGGTGAAAAAGGGTCCGATTTTGGTGGGTGCAAAGAGGGTGAGGGACTGGGGGGATGCGAGGAACGAAGGCGGGGAAATGGAGAAGATGAAGGAAAGGGAAGTGGGTTTGAGTAGTAGAAAAAGGGAACATAGGAAGAGAAGAGGAGAATGCATTGCTGAGTTTCATAGGTTATTGGGGAAGATGCCATTGAGGTATAGTTATGGGAAAGTGGTGGACTCCATTGGAGAACAAGGTCTCTGTGAGAAAGGTGGCAAGTTGGTATATTGTGATAGGCAGATTTTCAGATGAAATGAAGGAATTTccaattttcatttcattttgtcaaatttattttcttttctattttttcaatAATGTAGAAGTCAACAAAGATTTAGCAACTGCCTGTTTGCTGTGAAGCTTATTGAACAAGACGACATACAGTTTTTTCTAAGGAAATTATTGAAGAATGCAGATACCTACTACAGAGTGACTATTACCCACTTTTGGAGAGAGGCAATCAGTGCACAAATTGGTTGGCAAATGAAGGTCACGGACATGTCGAAGATTTTATGGCTTGGAAGAATGCAATCAAGGAAATAGAGTTTTGCTCCTTGCAGATTTAAGTTGTGTAGCGTATGAACGAGCTTAGATCACTTTAGTACTTTACAATACCTCCGCGAATAGTCATGCAACAAAGAATACGCTGATTTGAGGGCAAAAGTGAAAGAAATGAACAACTGCGAGGACATACTGATGAACTTTGTAGTAGCAGAGGAGGTGAAAAAGGGTCCGATTTTGGTGGATGCGAAAATGGTGAGGGTTTGGGGAGATGCAAGGAACGAAGGCGGGGAAATGGAGAAGATGAAGGAGAGGGAAGCGGGTTTGAACAGTAGAAAAAGAGAGCAGAGAATGTATTATTGAGTTTCATGGTTTATTGGGGAAGATGCCATTGAGGTATAGCTATGGGAGAGTGATGGATTCCATTGGAGAACAAGGTCTTTGTGAGAAAGGTGGCAAGTTGGTGTATTGTAATAAGCAGATTTTTAGATGATAATGAAGGAACTTCGCAATTTTCATTTTGtcaaattttctttcattttgtatttctttttcaataatgtaaaacttgaAAAATACGTTGTACAGTTGCTGATTGTTCAAAGCATGACTTCTTCTTGAATGAGATCAAATTCTATTGTagcatattttgaaaataaaatttcgaGATACATAAGATATGTTAGAAACTTTAAATATTCTAAAATTTTGCATTTTAGAGATACTTGTGAGGAAATGATTTATTATGTCCacttaaaatttgaattaaaaaatgatattttatttccaaattttctgtGTTATTTCATAATGCCTTATCATGGTTTAATAGTATTTTGTCAtgatatttttatctttttaacgCTTGTCCTTGCTTGAGAGCTATCGAAATGCAAAATGCTCTCTACCTCCCAAAGTGAGGTAGTCTGTTCAATGACACTCTACTCCTTCCATGCACCCCACTTTGCGGGATTACACTAGATATGTTGTTATTAATTTTCCATGAAAAAACTTACATAacgaaaataaaatttgtcaTGTACTTTTGGGTTAACTTGTGCACTTCCTCAGAATTTTAGGGTATTGGAGTAACTTGTGCACTTCCTCAGAATTTTAGGGTATTGGATTCCCATTTGAAAGAGAGCAATGTGTTCcaaaaagttcaattttttatCAGAAACGTGACATATCATAAACAATGCTTTACTCTCTTTTGCAATTTGCTTTCACTGCTACTACAGTAAATGTATTTGTGGACTGATAGTTCAGTTTAAGCAAGAAATACACCGTAAAGCGTCAAAATCTGAAGAGAAAGGACATTATATGGGGGATTAGGGGAAACAGTAACGGGCTGAGGATCTGGTTACCTATGAGTGTAATTGGCACGATCTCTACTAAAGCACTGAACAAAATTATCCAGGCATGTCCAGTGGCAGTCTGGCAGACCAGGATTTCTATGACGGgaattcaaaatataatataaaaaagtaaatacacgaagaagcGAAGgaattcaacatctactatatatgcATAACAAATAATTTAACCTTGTATATACGGTATAATTTTCCAGCGGAGAGGATTCAGATGAAACTCCTTGCACCCCCTAGCTCCGCCTGTGGGTATGTCCCGTCCTTCAATTGCACATTATTGTGTAGTTTGAGCACAAGCACAAAATACGCTACTGCTTTTGCAATTACTATCTACATAAGATGATATGAAGCTTACATAAgataagaaaaggaaaaagtgtaGCATTACTGCAGCATAGCAGAAGCAGTAGATCAATAGAAATGTGCACTACAAACTGAACATCTTGGTGGATTGGGGTGGAGGAGTAGGGGAGGCTTCTTTGTACTTTTATTAGCTAACTTACTCATCAACTACATCAAGGGTTGGACTTGTTCTCTTCCTGTTGTGCATAGAAGGATTCATAAGTTGCCACTCTAGTTTTTGATTCAGGTAGCTCCATTTCTTCACTGAACCCCGTTGTCATTTTCAAGAAGTCTCCCTTGTGCAACACTTTCCATTCCTACAAAGCATTTCCATAAGCCAAcagaaaaataaggaaatgcTTCTACAATACATTAGTTAAGAATAAAGAAGCAACTCCGACTTGATGGAAACTACTTTTAGCAGAAGTCAGTGGCGCAACCAGAAGTTTTTATACaagggaattcaagaaaatactagAATGTCATAGTTGGGATTTGAACTTGTGATTAAAGCAATTTAGGACATTTTTACCACCTTTCACTTACGTCAAGAGATTCAACagtttatataaaataaaataaattgttttTGCCCCATCTGCACGGTATAATTTTCCAACAAAGgagattcaattgaacccccttCCCTTCACCTAGCTCCACCCCAGGTGGAAGTGCTCTTGCTTATAAATAGCAAGCAAGCTCCCTCCACTTCTAACCAGGACTATCGAAAAAATCGCCAaagctttcttctctctctcgtttatttgctttcctttttttatGAGACACTTATCAGATTTTATTTCAATCGCAGAGATAACTGCCACACAAAATATTAAGCAAAAATAACGAAATTATAAAATGGGACTGCATCCACATAATTTGTTACGAGATTTGGGATTTGGGCCCCTAATATTGTTTAAGCTCCCAATCATTCCATTTACTAaagtacaaacaacaacaacaactacccTTCAATCCCAAGCAAGTTGAGattggctatatgaatcctcagtTTCCATTAACTTAagtcgaaaaataaaaataaaagatccCTCATTCAAGCTCTGGCATACTCtaaaacaacaccaacaacaacaacaacgcagTTGCTCCATATTATGAATATTTCCAAGTTCAAATGAAAGCTCTGTTTATATTGAAACTTTGTGGAAAATAACTAACAGAGTGTTCTTGGAACTAAAAGATGCTCAAACTTTGGCACTTGGGACAAAAGAAATCCGGAAGCACCACAAGGAAAACATGAGGTGATGCTAGAACAATTGTTGTTTATCCAGCAAGGGTTAAGCAAActtgctttttctagaattttagGGTGCAGATAATCTAAAGAAGAATAATAAAGACTATACATCAATGGTATTAAAAAGTTTATCCCTATTAAACCAAAAGAAATGGATTTAATTGTTATATATGTTGCTTGGACTCTTCAAAATTGTCAACAGGTGCatgtcggattctccaaaagtaCCAATAGACTCCAATGTCTTTGGAGTTCAATGGAAATACTTTTCACAGGCTTGTTGTTCAGTCTTTAGATTTTTATAGACACTTTAGATTTTAATATACCGAAAAATATAAAAGCACAGAATTTGCTCAACATTGTCTCTTGAACAGCACTGTGTAGCATCTTTTTCCTTAGTTTCCTTCATAAAGATTCCTTCTTGGTCGATCCAATACATCAAAGCTTCAGCACTCAACATTATGAGGAAGAAAGTTTATTTTTGATGAAATGAAAAACAAGAGAGAGGAACTTTTACCAAAATGGCTCAAAGGTCTTAAAGAAGAGATGCACGTTGATAAAAGACCTGACAAGTCCCAAATATTATACGATCACATTTTAGGCTCTTTTTTCTACAATAAACAAAGACTTTATAGGTTGGTAAGCTATGGTGCAGCCACAACAGAACTCTCTTGAAACCACTTGGGGGAGGAACAGTAAGCGGACAACATTCCTGTATATATCAAGCTTGCATGTCTGTTTGAATTCATACATGGATCTAACACAATTTGTTTCTAGAGCTCAGACTATCCTCTTATACACAGATGCAGAAACATGTTAAGGTCCTTCTCTACTAACAGGCAGAGATATGTTGGTTATATGCTTGTAGATTTTTTACCAAAGCCCACCACCTAATTGGGCTTAAGATCAGGCAACCAAAAGTAGATATAACACTACATAATACATTTTCTAAATGCAAACTTCCAATcaacatgaaaagaaaggatCAGGAGTTGAGAAAAAGTATATCCCCTCTTTGTATCTTAGCCCAACAAGCAATGAAGAGAAGGCAGAAATATAAGATCTCAAATGTACCTCAAAGTCCCATTCCCCGTATAAATCTGGATCCGTCTTGTCAACCCAAACATATGTTTCAGCCTGCAATGTCTTGGAACTGTCCTGCAAAGTGAATACAATTGCAAAGTTAAAACTGAACTAAACTTTCGTACTAAATTCATGCCAAAACCAAACAACTAGACCAGTTCTTAACAAACCACTGTAGATCTTAATAAAGGTGAGGGTGAG
This portion of the Lycium ferocissimum isolate CSIRO_LF1 chromosome 1, AGI_CSIRO_Lferr_CH_V1, whole genome shotgun sequence genome encodes:
- the LOC132066427 gene encoding glycosyltransferase family protein 64 C3-like; this encodes MNNQIISSYGIIILSMPLFVISLRTCNSPPVNPQTLQTDQLTVLINGYSEHRIPLLQSIAATYAAASSVAAVVILWSNPTTPPQILSDLTKSLATSSTPISILRQRSSSLNLRFYPHKSITTRAVLICDDDIEPDPDSIDFAFNVWRSDPDRLVGFFVRSHSYDLSQKSWIYTMENNKYSIALTKFMILNLRRKNYNNVSILYKVFKRCLYTNISVNKFKISFLNKIWMILKLQYLHEYTCNKEYEKLRAKVEEKNNCEDILMNFVVAEEVKKGPILVGAKRVRDWGDARNEGGEMEKMKEREVGLSSRKREHRKRRGECIAEFHRLLGKMPLRYSYGKVVDSIGEQGLCEKGGKLVYCDRQIFR